A single window of Plasmodium malariae genome assembly, chromosome: 8 DNA harbors:
- the PmUG01_08046600 gene encoding 60S acidic ribosomal protein P2, putative — translation MAMKYVAAYLMCVLGGNENPGEKEVKSVLGAVNAGVEDEVLKNFISSLKGKVYHELITDGLKKLQNIGGGGGAAAGGPAAAEAGEAKKEEKKEEKKEEEEEEEDDLGFSLFG, via the coding sequence ATGGCCATGAAATATGTAGCAGCTTACCTGATGTGTGTGTTAGGAGGTAATGAAAACCCAGGAGAAAAGGAGGTTAAGAGTGTACTAGGTGCTGTCAATGCAGGTGTAGAAGATGAAGTATTAAAGAATTTTATATCATCTTTAAAGGGAAAAGTGTATCATGAATTAATTACTGATGGATTAAAGAAACTGCAAAATATTGGAGGTGGAGGAGGCGCTGCTGCCGGTGGACCAGCTGCAGCTGAAGCAGGTGAAGCgaagaaagaagaaaagaaagaagaaaaaaaagaggaagaagaagaggaagaggaCGATTTAGGATTTTCTTTATTTGGTTAA